In the Methylomonas rhizoryzae genome, one interval contains:
- a CDS encoding SDR family oxidoreductase, producing the protein MSSILVTGANRGLGLEFCRQYAAAGWRVFATCREPGDAAALAELASRFPLLSLHALDVANFSQIDALSAELAGESCDLLLNNAGIYPDNSGLGNLDYQVWAQAFWVNTLAAVKMAEAFLPQVERSEGKLIAAVSSLMGSMTDNTSGGSYLYRTSKAALNAAYKSLSIDLRPRGVGVLILHPGWVQTDMGGKNALIDASESVAGMRTQLDAFTLKQTGGFIRYDGRIAPW; encoded by the coding sequence ATGTCTAGCATTTTAGTAACCGGAGCCAACCGCGGCTTGGGTCTGGAGTTTTGCCGTCAATACGCCGCGGCCGGGTGGCGGGTGTTTGCGACTTGCCGCGAGCCTGGGGATGCGGCTGCCTTGGCGGAATTGGCAAGTCGTTTTCCGTTGTTGAGCTTGCATGCTCTGGATGTTGCAAATTTCTCGCAAATAGACGCTTTAAGTGCGGAATTGGCCGGAGAGTCGTGCGATTTGTTGCTGAATAACGCCGGAATCTACCCGGATAACAGCGGTTTGGGAAACTTGGATTATCAAGTATGGGCGCAGGCATTTTGGGTGAATACACTGGCGGCGGTAAAAATGGCCGAAGCGTTTCTTCCCCAAGTTGAGCGTAGCGAGGGTAAATTAATCGCGGCTGTCAGCAGCTTAATGGGCAGCATGACCGACAACACCAGCGGCGGCAGTTATTTGTATCGGACGAGCAAGGCCGCTTTGAATGCGGCGTACAAGAGTTTGTCCATCGATTTGCGCCCTCGCGGGGTGGGCGTGTTGATTTTGCATCCCGGTTGGGTGCAGACCGATATGGGCGGTAAAAACGCGTTGATTGACGCGAGCGAAAGCGTGGCGGGAATGCGGACGCAATTGGACGCTTTCACACTGAAGCAAACCGGGGGTTTCATTCGTTACGACGGCAGGATTGCGCCTTGGTAA
- the nifJ gene encoding pyruvate:ferredoxin (flavodoxin) oxidoreductase: protein MTTSKTLTIDGNQAAAAVAHKLNEVIAIYPITPSSPMGEWADDWSARGVTNLWGSVPQVIEMQSEGGAAGAIHGALQAGTLATTFTASQGLLLMLPNMYKIAGELTPTVFHIAARSLACQALSIFGDHSDVMAARSTGFAMLCSNAPQEVQDFALIAQAASLEGRIPFMHFFDGFRTSHEVAKLFALDDAILEAMIEKEWISAFRGRALTPDKPVLRGTAQNPDVYFQARETVNPFYAALPDIVQRAMDRFADLSGRRYRLFEYVGADNADRIVIMMGSGAEAAEETVEFLNRQGENVGLLKVRLYRPFSPDYLLAALPASCRKIAVLDRTKEAGADGEPLYKDVLTAIAQAAMTGNGRFAQMPVVVGGRYGLSSKEFTPGMVKAVFDELAKDKPKNQFTLGIHDDVTHSSLDWDAAFRTDAHGGVVQAMFYGLGSDGTVGANKNTIKIIGEETDSYAQGYFVYDSKKSGAVTVSHLRFGPKPIKSTYLIGENDANFIGCHQTVFLDHYDMLANAADHAVFLLNTPVAPDAVWDSLPLRMQQQMLDKNIRFYVIDGYRVAQACGMGKRINTIMQTCFFAISGVLPQQQAIAAIKHAVEKTYGKKGPRIVELNFKAIDATLAGLHNVLLPKQATASFDLQGRIDETAPEFVRRVTAEIIAGRGDALPVSALPVDGTFPTSTAAYEKRNLALEIPVWETDLCTECGKCAMVCPHAAIRSKIYPTEALASAPPTFKSAPMLGKDFPAGLAMSYQVAPEDCTGCSLCVDICPIRDKSNASRKALNMRPQPPLREQERENWRFFLSLPEYDRTQIKLNTIKGAMVLQPLFEFSGACVGCGETPYIKLASQLFGDRMIVANATGCSSIYGGNLPTTPWSKNADGRGPAWSNSLFEDNAEFGLGMRLSIDKQAEFAAELLHSLREPLGGDTVDALLQADQSDEPGIYQQRQRVAELKQRLSGLAEPAAHTLLELADFLCKKSVWIIGGDGWAYDIGYGGLDHVLASGRNVNILVLDTEVYSNTGGQTSKATPLGAVAKFAAGGKTTAKKDLGLLAMDYGNVYVAHVAYAGKDTQTLNAFLEAEAHDGPSIIIAYAPCIAHGVDMSNNHRQQNLAVKSGHWPLFRFNPKRIAQGKNPMQLDSPEPSVPYREFVMSETRFSMLWQSHPETAEAFLAQAQQQVKHRYRYYKQLSELEWSESASVLALKAQAAAEAAKEA from the coding sequence ATGACTACCTCTAAGACACTCACTATCGACGGCAATCAGGCGGCTGCCGCTGTCGCCCATAAATTGAACGAAGTCATCGCCATTTACCCGATTACCCCGTCGTCGCCCATGGGGGAATGGGCCGACGACTGGTCGGCGCGCGGCGTGACAAATCTCTGGGGTAGCGTACCCCAGGTCATCGAAATGCAAAGCGAGGGTGGTGCAGCGGGGGCCATTCACGGCGCGTTGCAGGCAGGCACCCTGGCGACCACGTTCACCGCGTCGCAGGGGTTGCTGCTGATGCTGCCCAACATGTACAAGATTGCCGGCGAACTAACGCCGACCGTGTTTCACATCGCGGCTCGCTCGCTGGCTTGTCAGGCCTTGTCGATCTTCGGCGACCACAGCGACGTGATGGCGGCGCGCAGTACCGGCTTTGCGATGCTGTGTTCCAACGCTCCGCAAGAAGTACAAGATTTCGCGTTGATCGCCCAGGCCGCCAGCCTGGAGGGCCGAATCCCCTTCATGCACTTTTTCGACGGTTTTCGCACCTCGCACGAAGTCGCTAAATTATTCGCACTGGACGACGCAATCTTGGAGGCCATGATAGAAAAGGAATGGATTAGCGCCTTTCGCGGCCGGGCATTGACTCCCGACAAACCGGTGTTGCGCGGAACGGCGCAAAATCCGGACGTGTATTTCCAAGCGCGCGAAACGGTCAACCCGTTTTATGCGGCATTACCGGACATCGTGCAACGAGCGATGGATAGGTTCGCGGATCTGAGCGGGCGCCGTTACCGTTTGTTCGAGTATGTGGGTGCGGACAATGCCGATCGAATCGTTATCATGATGGGATCAGGCGCCGAGGCTGCCGAGGAAACCGTCGAGTTTTTGAATCGGCAAGGCGAAAACGTCGGTTTGTTGAAGGTACGTTTGTACCGGCCGTTTTCCCCCGACTATTTGTTGGCCGCGTTGCCGGCCTCGTGCCGAAAAATTGCCGTGCTGGACAGGACCAAGGAAGCGGGGGCGGACGGCGAACCGTTATATAAAGACGTGTTGACAGCCATCGCGCAAGCGGCGATGACCGGCAACGGTCGGTTTGCGCAAATGCCGGTCGTGGTAGGCGGTCGTTACGGATTATCGTCCAAAGAATTTACCCCCGGCATGGTGAAGGCCGTGTTCGACGAGTTGGCTAAGGACAAACCGAAGAATCAATTCACCCTGGGTATACACGACGATGTTACCCATAGCAGCCTGGACTGGGATGCCGCTTTTCGTACCGACGCCCATGGCGGCGTGGTGCAGGCGATGTTCTACGGTTTGGGCAGCGACGGTACGGTGGGTGCCAATAAAAATACCATTAAAATCATAGGCGAAGAAACCGATTCCTATGCGCAAGGCTATTTCGTTTACGACTCCAAAAAGTCCGGCGCGGTTACGGTGTCGCATTTGCGTTTCGGGCCAAAGCCGATTAAATCGACCTATCTGATCGGCGAAAACGATGCCAATTTCATCGGTTGCCATCAAACGGTATTTCTGGACCATTACGACATGTTGGCCAACGCTGCCGATCATGCGGTGTTCTTGCTGAATACTCCGGTCGCGCCCGACGCGGTTTGGGACAGCCTACCCCTGCGCATGCAACAACAAATGCTGGATAAAAATATCCGTTTTTATGTGATAGACGGCTATCGGGTGGCGCAAGCCTGCGGCATGGGAAAACGCATCAATACCATCATGCAGACTTGTTTTTTCGCGATCTCCGGTGTGTTGCCGCAACAGCAGGCTATAGCCGCCATCAAGCACGCGGTCGAAAAAACCTACGGGAAAAAGGGTCCGCGTATCGTGGAATTGAATTTCAAGGCCATAGACGCCACCCTGGCCGGTTTGCATAACGTGCTTTTGCCGAAACAGGCTACTGCCAGTTTCGACTTGCAAGGCCGGATCGACGAAACCGCGCCGGAATTCGTGCGGCGGGTGACCGCGGAGATCATCGCCGGCCGCGGTGATGCCCTACCAGTCAGCGCTTTGCCGGTGGACGGTACCTTTCCCACCAGTACCGCTGCTTACGAAAAACGCAATCTGGCCTTGGAAATCCCGGTATGGGAAACCGATTTATGCACCGAGTGCGGAAAATGCGCGATGGTATGCCCACATGCAGCCATACGCAGCAAAATTTATCCAACGGAAGCGCTGGCATCGGCGCCGCCGACCTTCAAGTCCGCGCCTATGCTGGGCAAGGATTTCCCGGCCGGCTTGGCGATGAGTTATCAAGTGGCGCCGGAAGATTGCACCGGTTGCAGTTTGTGCGTGGATATTTGTCCGATTCGGGACAAGTCCAACGCCAGCCGCAAGGCCTTGAACATGCGCCCGCAACCGCCGCTCCGCGAACAGGAACGGGAAAACTGGCGGTTCTTTTTGTCGCTGCCGGAGTACGACCGTACCCAAATCAAACTCAACACCATCAAAGGCGCCATGGTGTTGCAGCCTTTGTTCGAATTTTCCGGCGCTTGCGTAGGCTGCGGCGAAACGCCCTACATCAAGCTGGCTTCGCAGTTGTTCGGCGACCGTATGATAGTCGCCAATGCGACTGGCTGTTCGTCCATCTACGGCGGCAATTTGCCGACCACCCCTTGGAGCAAAAATGCCGACGGACGCGGGCCAGCCTGGAGCAATTCGCTGTTCGAAGACAATGCTGAGTTCGGCCTGGGCATGCGCTTATCCATAGACAAGCAAGCCGAATTCGCCGCCGAATTGTTGCATAGTTTACGTGAGCCCCTGGGTGGCGATACGGTCGACGCCTTATTGCAGGCGGACCAATCCGACGAGCCGGGCATTTACCAACAACGCCAACGCGTTGCCGAGCTCAAACAACGCTTGTCCGGATTGGCCGAGCCTGCCGCGCACACCTTGCTGGAGTTGGCCGACTTTTTGTGCAAGAAAAGTGTTTGGATCATTGGTGGCGACGGTTGGGCATACGACATTGGCTACGGCGGCTTGGACCACGTGCTGGCCAGCGGCCGCAACGTCAATATTTTGGTATTGGATACCGAGGTGTATTCGAATACCGGCGGACAAACTTCCAAAGCCACGCCGCTGGGTGCGGTGGCCAAATTCGCGGCCGGCGGCAAAACCACGGCCAAAAAAGATTTGGGCTTACTGGCGATGGATTACGGCAACGTCTATGTCGCCCACGTGGCCTACGCCGGCAAGGACACGCAGACCTTGAACGCGTTTTTGGAGGCCGAAGCGCACGACGGTCCCTCCATCATTATTGCCTATGCGCCCTGCATCGCGCACGGCGTGGACATGTCCAATAACCATAGGCAACAGAATTTGGCGGTAAAAAGCGGTCACTGGCCGTTGTTTCGTTTCAATCCCAAGCGCATTGCGCAGGGCAAAAATCCGATGCAACTGGATTCGCCGGAGCCGTCGGTACCTTACCGGGAGTTTGTGATGAGCGAAACCCGCTTCAGCATGTTATGGCAATCTCACCCGGAGACTGCGGAAGCTTTTCTGGCGCAAGCGCAGCAACAGGTTAAACACCGTTATCGCTATTACAAGCAATTGTCTGAGCTGGAATGGAGCGAATCCGCCAGCGTCTTGGCGTTAAAAGCGCAAGCGGCGGCCGAAGCCGCCAAGGAGGCCTGA
- a CDS encoding dihydroorotate dehydrogenase-like protein translates to MADLSTRYLGLNLAHPLVPSASPLTKNLDSARIMEDAGAAAIVLPSLFEEKIEAETQQMERFFFSQSLGHGEADSFHPLPERILTYQDQYLDELRRIKAALAIPVIASLNGTSAGGWIEYGKALQDAGADALELNIYYLAADSTESSVCVEQLYLDILHALRAQVSIPLALKLSPQFSSPIHFAQRLQAAGADGIVLFNRFYQADIDLDTLEVVPKLELSTPAEALLRVRWAALMFGRVNLSLAVTGGFHHVADAIKALLAGADVVQLCSVLLQKGPHYLGQMRTELAQWLDAHEYQSVAQLKGSVSQQHAIDPAAYERANYIQVLDSYTPASGVLR, encoded by the coding sequence ATGGCTGATTTATCCACCCGTTATTTGGGGCTGAATCTAGCCCATCCCTTGGTGCCGTCCGCTTCGCCTTTGACTAAGAATTTGGACTCGGCGCGGATTATGGAAGACGCCGGCGCCGCGGCTATCGTGCTGCCGTCCTTGTTCGAGGAAAAAATAGAAGCCGAAACTCAGCAAATGGAGCGCTTCTTTTTTAGCCAAAGCCTGGGGCACGGCGAGGCCGACTCGTTCCATCCCTTGCCGGAGCGGATTTTGACTTATCAAGATCAATATTTGGATGAACTGCGGCGGATAAAAGCGGCATTGGCCATTCCGGTCATCGCCAGCTTGAACGGCACCAGTGCCGGCGGCTGGATAGAATACGGCAAAGCCTTGCAGGACGCCGGGGCCGACGCCTTGGAATTGAATATTTATTATCTGGCGGCCGATTCGACCGAGTCCAGCGTCTGCGTGGAGCAGTTGTATTTGGACATTTTGCACGCATTGCGCGCGCAGGTAAGTATTCCTTTAGCACTGAAATTGTCGCCGCAATTCAGTTCGCCGATTCATTTCGCCCAGCGTCTGCAAGCGGCCGGAGCGGACGGTATCGTGCTGTTCAACCGCTTCTATCAAGCCGATATCGATTTGGATACCCTAGAGGTAGTGCCTAAATTGGAGTTGTCTACCCCCGCCGAAGCGTTGTTGCGCGTCCGCTGGGCGGCATTGATGTTCGGCAGGGTCAATCTGTCGCTAGCGGTTACCGGTGGCTTTCATCATGTTGCCGACGCCATCAAAGCGTTGCTGGCCGGGGCGGACGTAGTGCAATTGTGCAGCGTGCTGTTGCAAAAAGGCCCGCATTATTTGGGCCAAATGCGTACTGAATTGGCGCAATGGCTGGACGCTCACGAATACCAGTCGGTTGCGCAACTGAAAGGGAGCGTCAGTCAACAACACGCAATAGACCCTGCCGCTTACGAACGTGCCAATTACATTCAGGTATTGGATAGTTACACCCCGGCTAGCGGGGTGTTGCGCTAG
- a CDS encoding phage integrase, with the protein MIKKQGEKWLVDIQPGGRGHKRYRKAFDTKAEAKRFELTIQSRIATDSSYSLPKKDTRKLTDFVNLWYQSTGQFLNSGKDSYQRMIQASAKMGNPVMSIFKPVIFIEYRSARINEGCKSATLNRELQTFKAVFNDLIRSAQYDGKNHFAAVKQIKLSEPKTTYLSTDQIKKLFSYLEKSESDAYLIALVCLATGARWGEAQSLTLSDISSGMIHYHETKSKKSRSVPVTDDLYKRLMDRLTQGPFNDAYSTFTRRLYESGINLPEGQRTHVLRHTFASHYIMNGGNILALQKILGHSTLNMTMKYSHLAPDYLKEVLQINPALALG; encoded by the coding sequence ATGATAAAAAAGCAAGGTGAAAAGTGGCTGGTTGATATACAGCCTGGCGGACGTGGGCATAAGCGTTACCGCAAAGCATTCGATACCAAAGCCGAAGCCAAACGATTTGAATTGACCATTCAAAGCCGTATTGCTACGGATTCCAGTTACTCATTGCCTAAAAAAGACACGCGCAAACTAACGGATTTCGTCAATCTTTGGTATCAATCTACAGGCCAATTCTTGAATTCCGGTAAGGACTCCTATCAGCGCATGATTCAAGCCTCGGCCAAGATGGGTAATCCAGTGATGTCGATATTCAAACCTGTTATATTTATTGAATACCGCTCTGCTCGTATCAATGAAGGCTGCAAGTCGGCAACCTTAAACCGTGAACTCCAAACTTTTAAAGCCGTTTTTAACGACTTGATTCGCTCGGCTCAATACGATGGTAAAAACCATTTTGCGGCCGTCAAACAAATTAAGCTCTCCGAACCTAAGACCACCTATCTTTCAACCGATCAAATCAAAAAGCTCTTTTCGTATTTGGAGAAAAGCGAATCGGATGCTTACTTGATTGCATTGGTTTGTTTGGCAACCGGTGCAAGATGGGGTGAGGCACAATCCCTGACCTTATCGGACATATCCAGTGGAATGATTCATTACCATGAAACCAAATCCAAAAAGTCTCGTTCTGTACCTGTCACTGACGACCTGTATAAACGGTTGATGGACCGATTGACGCAAGGACCGTTTAATGACGCTTACTCCACATTTACCAGGCGTCTTTACGAATCCGGCATTAATTTGCCGGAGGGTCAACGAACTCATGTTTTACGTCATACCTTTGCCAGTCATTACATAATGAACGGCGGCAATATTCTTGCGCTACAAAAGATTCTAGGCCATTCGACTTTGAACATGACCATGAAGTACAGTCACCTAGCGCCCGACTATTTAAAGGAAGTTTTGCAAATCAATCCCGCGTTGGCACTTGGTTGA